A stretch of the Actinomyces qiguomingii genome encodes the following:
- a CDS encoding replication-associated recombination protein A produces MNQGTDLFESAGTDDIGLPVDAHAPLAVRMRPRTLDEVLGQDHLLAPGSPLRRLVEPPSGSTHGAGVASVILWGPPGTGKTTLAYLVARGSGRRFVELSAVTAGVKDIRQVVTDARRLLAAGEETVLFVDEVHRFSRSQQDALLPSVENRWVTLMAATTENPSFSVVSPLLSRSLLLTLHPLEADAVGALVDRALTDAAGLAGAVALDEPAREQIVRLAGSDARKALTILEAAAGAVLAATPAATRTDKATTSTTGGADRNEEVDAATPTITLTDVERAADVAAVRYDRQGDQHYDVISAFIKSMRGSDPDATLHYLARMLAAGEDPRYIARRITIHAAEDVGLADPTVLSTAVAAQQAVALIGMPEAQLVLAQAALAVATAPKSNAVTVGISRATADVHAGRGGQVPAHLRDAHYAGAQRLGHGAGYRYPHDFPHGVVSQQYLPDELVGAEYYQPTTNGFEEQLTRRLVAIRRITHGPNDAGSSSG; encoded by the coding sequence ATGAATCAGGGGACAGACCTGTTTGAGAGCGCCGGCACCGATGACATCGGCCTGCCCGTCGACGCTCATGCTCCGTTAGCTGTGCGGATGCGACCACGCACACTGGATGAGGTGCTCGGCCAGGATCATCTGCTAGCGCCCGGCTCACCACTGCGGCGCCTCGTTGAGCCCCCATCAGGGAGCACCCACGGGGCGGGCGTGGCGAGCGTCATCCTGTGGGGACCGCCCGGCACCGGCAAGACCACACTCGCCTATCTGGTTGCGCGCGGCTCCGGACGGCGTTTCGTGGAGCTATCCGCCGTAACCGCCGGTGTTAAGGACATCCGTCAGGTTGTAACCGACGCCCGCCGGCTTCTGGCTGCGGGCGAGGAGACCGTGCTGTTCGTCGACGAGGTGCACCGCTTCTCGCGCTCCCAGCAGGACGCGCTGCTGCCCAGCGTCGAGAACCGCTGGGTCACGCTGATGGCCGCAACCACCGAGAATCCTAGCTTCTCAGTGGTATCCCCGCTGCTGTCCCGCTCTTTACTGCTCACCCTGCACCCGCTGGAGGCCGACGCCGTCGGCGCCCTGGTGGATCGGGCACTGACCGACGCAGCCGGTCTGGCCGGCGCCGTCGCCCTGGATGAACCTGCCCGCGAGCAGATCGTGCGGCTGGCCGGTTCCGACGCCCGTAAAGCGCTGACAATTTTGGAGGCGGCCGCCGGCGCCGTTTTGGCCGCCACTCCCGCAGCCACGCGCACCGATAAGGCGACGACGAGTACTACCGGCGGGGCTGATCGGAATGAGGAAGTGGACGCCGCCACGCCGACGATAACGCTCACCGATGTTGAACGGGCCGCGGACGTGGCCGCGGTGCGCTACGACCGGCAGGGTGACCAGCATTACGACGTGATCAGTGCGTTCATCAAGTCGATGCGCGGATCCGACCCTGACGCGACCCTGCACTACCTGGCGCGCATGCTCGCCGCGGGGGAGGACCCCCGCTATATCGCCCGGCGCATCACCATTCACGCAGCCGAGGACGTAGGTCTGGCCGACCCCACTGTGTTGTCAACCGCTGTGGCCGCGCAGCAGGCAGTCGCCCTGATCGGCATGCCGGAGGCGCAGTTGGTGCTCGCACAGGCGGCTCTGGCAGTCGCCACGGCACCGAAGTCCAATGCGGTGACGGTCGGCATCAGTCGGGCCACAGCGGATGTTCACGCGGGGCGGGGCGGGCAGGTGCCTGCCCACCTGCGCGACGCCCATTATGCGGGTGCGCAGCGCCTCGGACACGGCGCCGGTTACCGCTACCCACACGACTTCCCGCACGGCGTGGTCTCCCAGCAGTACCTGCCCGACGAATTGGTTGGGGCTGAGTACTACCAGCCCACCACCAACGGTTTCGAGGAGCAACTCACGCGGCGTCTGGTGGCCATCCGGCGAATCACCCACGGGCCTAATGATGCTGGAAGTAGCAGCGGCTGA
- a CDS encoding MMPL family transporter: MLAWLSRRVVKDAWIIVGTWTLLAGVLFTVSVTGLGGANLFARADAGGTSIAGTNSAEGEQILDTLSGDAETVTLMVTDIDISDADAQQAVADMLEDAHEDLRALVGQQNVIDPFVVPGMLNEPAAQMLASKQLDGFLMVVTVDPNGDAVADPADETYAAEVARLVSRVETRMARVPDELRAIEPEARGIVSDDALMAKAVTEQVHTDLIRGELIALPLALLIMVLVFGGFLAAGMPLFGALVSIGGTMGMLYALSFFMNLQSFVINVVAVITLGLSIDYGLLITSRYREELAKSRDAESAGQGRQPRRRRTGRRDTLITDCMTTTLTTAGRTVVFSALTVAACMLGLVLLGPAVLHSIGIACLASCLIAAAAAITLVPAILVLLGRRMLRPPLLQRIPLVGPLQRRLGDVDRERGMFRWVARQVQRMAWVVLVACVVALVVLASPARNLHMLVSTTELLPADSDQRTYLSVLEESYSAVTRQDATVVIASTGETVTDFINSEVAGVDGVAEVLRVATAGDYTVIYLDLAADTASRQAENAVASIRALAAPADMWVTGQAASQLDFRQALLAASPWFGGFIALATFILLFLMTGSVLLPMKALTITLLSLAASLGVLTWVFQEGHLTGLLGFAPVGGVEAYVVVTALAVGFGVAMDYEVFLLGRIKEYWDAGADNDTAVAKGLQRSGRIITFAALIMVVVFLGFISGEQLIVKEIGLALAIVVALDATLVRMLLVPAFMTLLGRWNWWAPEPFKRVYERYGFDDAPALVPRPEPL, encoded by the coding sequence ATGCTTGCCTGGCTCTCCCGTCGCGTCGTCAAGGACGCTTGGATCATTGTCGGCACGTGGACGCTCCTGGCCGGTGTGCTCTTCACCGTGTCTGTGACGGGGCTGGGCGGTGCGAACCTGTTCGCCCGAGCAGACGCCGGCGGCACATCAATAGCCGGCACCAACAGCGCGGAAGGTGAGCAGATCCTGGACACTCTGTCCGGAGATGCCGAAACGGTCACGTTGATGGTCACCGATATCGATATCTCCGACGCCGACGCTCAACAGGCGGTCGCCGACATGCTTGAGGACGCGCATGAGGACCTGCGCGCGCTGGTGGGCCAGCAGAACGTCATCGACCCATTCGTCGTCCCCGGGATGTTGAACGAACCAGCGGCTCAAATGCTGGCGTCCAAGCAACTGGACGGTTTCCTGATGGTCGTGACGGTGGACCCCAACGGGGATGCGGTGGCCGATCCTGCGGATGAGACTTATGCGGCTGAGGTCGCCCGACTGGTGAGCCGGGTCGAGACGCGTATGGCGCGGGTGCCCGATGAGCTCAGAGCGATCGAGCCCGAGGCGCGCGGCATTGTCTCCGACGACGCCCTGATGGCCAAGGCGGTGACCGAGCAGGTGCATACCGATCTGATCCGGGGCGAGTTGATCGCCCTGCCGTTGGCTTTGCTAATCATGGTGCTCGTTTTCGGCGGTTTCCTGGCCGCCGGCATGCCGCTGTTTGGGGCACTGGTGTCTATTGGCGGAACCATGGGGATGCTTTACGCCCTGAGCTTCTTCATGAATCTGCAGTCCTTCGTCATCAACGTCGTGGCGGTCATCACACTTGGACTTTCGATTGACTACGGACTGCTGATCACCTCTCGGTACCGGGAGGAATTGGCTAAATCTCGGGACGCTGAAAGCGCCGGGCAGGGTCGGCAGCCGCGCCGTCGCCGCACCGGACGACGTGACACGCTCATCACCGACTGCATGACCACCACATTGACGACAGCCGGACGTACCGTAGTGTTCTCGGCACTGACGGTTGCGGCATGCATGCTCGGACTGGTGTTACTGGGGCCGGCCGTCCTGCATTCGATCGGCATCGCCTGCCTGGCCTCATGTCTGATTGCGGCGGCCGCCGCAATCACCCTGGTACCGGCGATACTGGTGTTGCTCGGGCGACGCATGCTGCGACCACCACTATTGCAACGCATCCCGCTGGTGGGTCCCCTTCAAAGGCGCCTGGGTGACGTCGACAGGGAACGTGGGATGTTCCGGTGGGTCGCGCGGCAGGTGCAGCGCATGGCCTGGGTGGTGTTGGTGGCCTGTGTGGTGGCGCTGGTGGTGCTGGCCTCCCCGGCTCGGAACCTGCACATGCTCGTGTCCACCACCGAGCTGTTGCCCGCGGATTCCGACCAGCGCACTTATTTGTCGGTCCTGGAGGAGAGCTACTCGGCGGTCACCAGGCAGGACGCAACCGTGGTCATAGCGTCCACCGGCGAGACAGTGACCGACTTCATCAACAGTGAGGTGGCCGGCGTCGACGGCGTGGCGGAGGTGTTGCGGGTGGCAACTGCAGGTGACTACACGGTTATCTACCTGGATCTGGCCGCAGACACAGCCTCCCGCCAGGCCGAGAACGCCGTTGCCTCCATCCGGGCACTCGCCGCGCCCGCCGACATGTGGGTCACTGGGCAGGCGGCCAGTCAGCTCGACTTCCGGCAGGCGCTGTTGGCAGCCTCGCCTTGGTTTGGCGGATTCATCGCCTTGGCGACCTTCATTCTGCTGTTCCTCATGACCGGCTCCGTGCTATTGCCCATGAAGGCTCTGACGATCACCCTGTTGTCGCTGGCGGCCTCCTTGGGAGTGCTGACCTGGGTGTTCCAGGAGGGCCACCTGACCGGGCTTCTCGGCTTCGCTCCCGTCGGCGGGGTGGAGGCCTATGTGGTGGTGACGGCGCTGGCCGTGGGCTTTGGAGTAGCCATGGACTATGAGGTGTTCCTGCTGGGACGCATCAAGGAGTACTGGGACGCGGGAGCTGATAATGACACCGCTGTGGCGAAGGGATTGCAGCGTTCGGGCCGCATCATCACCTTCGCCGCACTGATCATGGTGGTGGTCTTCCTGGGCTTCATCAGCGGCGAACAGCTGATAGTCAAGGAGATCGGTTTGGCATTGGCGATCGTGGTTGCGCTGGACGCCACCCTGGTGCGCATGTTGCTAGTGCCGGCCTTCATGACTCTGTTGGGCCGGTGGAACTGGTGGGCTCCCGAACCGTTCAAGCGGGTCTACGAGCGCTACGGGTTCGATGACGCCCCTGCCCTAGTCCCCCGGCCTGAGCCCCTGTAG
- a CDS encoding L-threonylcarbamoyladenylate synthase: MSRYIELHPVNPQARLVTKIVDRLRDGELIAYPTDSGYALACAPGNKEGLERIRTIRQLDSKHNFTFVCADFAQAGPLAIVGNNAFRLIKRLTPGPWTFILKGTKEVPRMTLNPKKHTLGVRIPDHAITQALVKEFGAPVLSSTLIRPGQSTPESNGWEIEDELGHLIDVVIEGPVTSTEPTTVIDLTEDVPEVAREGAGDITIL, translated from the coding sequence ATGTCCCGCTACATTGAGTTGCACCCCGTCAACCCGCAGGCACGACTGGTCACCAAGATCGTCGACAGGCTACGGGACGGTGAGCTCATCGCCTATCCCACAGACTCCGGTTATGCGCTTGCCTGCGCGCCGGGCAATAAGGAGGGGCTGGAACGCATCCGCACCATCCGCCAGTTGGATTCCAAGCACAACTTCACCTTTGTATGTGCCGACTTCGCGCAGGCAGGACCACTGGCCATAGTCGGTAACAACGCCTTCCGGCTGATCAAGCGGCTCACGCCGGGTCCGTGGACCTTCATCCTCAAGGGCACCAAGGAGGTGCCGCGGATGACACTCAATCCCAAGAAGCACACCCTGGGTGTGCGCATCCCCGACCATGCCATCACTCAGGCACTGGTCAAGGAGTTCGGCGCCCCCGTACTGTCGTCCACCCTCATCCGGCCCGGACAGAGCACCCCGGAGTCCAACGGCTGGGAGATTGAGGACGAGCTCGGACACCTGATCGACGTCGTCATTGAGGGACCGGTGACCTCCACCGAGCCGACCACCGTCATCGACCTAACCGAGGATGTCCCCGAGGTCGCCCGCGAAGGGGCCGGCGACATCACCATCTTGTAG
- a CDS encoding AraC family transcriptional regulator — MSSPPARPGIPTRPSAPGAESVPGAKADVGDLEVIVPDVGTSVRWWTHGYPDPLARWHHHPEIEFHLIRSGSGQMLAGDRTIDFDAGQVTLMGPHLPHNWLSDLAPGELLPDRDVLCQVLPERFTAASAQLPELAGLRALVDRARRGILLSGASRARAATLLERMGQRDPLGRLAALLELVDVFLSAPDDEAHPIATAGYMPSLDDATAARVNTVLDYVEANLAGEISMTRAAELVALSPSAFSRLFHVTAGITFSELVRRRRIARACHLLRTTDLPVARVCALSGYTNLANFNRRFKDETGTTPSAYRRGDG; from the coding sequence GTGTCCTCCCCACCGGCCCGCCCCGGCATCCCCACACGCCCCTCGGCCCCGGGCGCCGAATCCGTGCCGGGGGCGAAGGCCGACGTCGGCGACCTGGAGGTCATCGTTCCCGACGTCGGCACCTCGGTGCGCTGGTGGACGCACGGATATCCCGACCCGCTGGCGCGCTGGCACCACCACCCCGAGATCGAGTTCCACCTGATCCGCTCCGGCTCCGGGCAGATGCTCGCGGGTGACCGCACCATCGACTTCGACGCCGGCCAGGTCACCTTGATGGGGCCGCACCTGCCGCACAACTGGCTGTCGGACCTGGCCCCCGGGGAACTGCTGCCCGACCGTGACGTGCTGTGCCAGGTGCTGCCCGAGCGATTCACGGCGGCTTCCGCGCAGCTGCCAGAACTAGCCGGCCTGCGGGCGCTGGTCGACCGCGCACGTCGGGGCATCCTGCTATCCGGGGCGAGCCGTGCGCGGGCAGCCACACTGCTGGAGAGGATGGGACAGCGCGACCCCCTCGGGCGGCTAGCCGCCCTGCTGGAGCTGGTAGACGTCTTCCTGTCCGCACCCGACGACGAGGCGCACCCCATCGCCACCGCCGGCTACATGCCCAGCCTCGACGACGCCACCGCCGCCCGGGTCAACACGGTGCTCGACTACGTCGAGGCCAACCTGGCGGGGGAGATCTCCATGACTCGGGCAGCGGAGCTGGTTGCGCTCAGCCCGTCGGCGTTCTCCCGGTTGTTCCATGTCACCGCCGGGATCACCTTCTCCGAACTGGTGCGGCGACGTCGCATCGCACGGGCCTGCCACCTGCTGCGCACCACCGACCTGCCGGTGGCCCGGGTATGCGCGCTGAGCGGGTACACCAACCTGGCCAACTTCAACCGGCGCTTCAAAGACGAGACCGGCACCACCCCGAGTGCCTACCGCCGCGGCGACGGTTGA
- a CDS encoding NAD(P)-dependent alcohol dehydrogenase, translating into MKAVVLEKRNMINVREVPGDLVCGPGQLRIAPHTVGICGSDVHYYTHGRIGRYVVEKPMILGHEASGTVLEVGEGVTDFAVGDRVAMEPGVPDMSSRASRMGMYNVDPAVSFWATPPVDGCLVEEVIHPAAFTYHLPDNVSYGEGALLEPLAVGMHAATKAAIHPGDVAVVSGCGTVGMLTAAAALAGGASTAIVSDVSPVKLEIASQIPGVVTVDLREQRLLDVVNERTAGWGADVVFEASGHPSAYEDLWKLGAPGNRTVLVGIPVDPVAVDITEVQARETRIETVFRYANVYQRGIDLVAAGKINLKPFITETFPMDRAREVFDRVVEGRPGDVKLQITVG; encoded by the coding sequence ATGAAGGCTGTAGTCCTTGAGAAGCGCAACATGATCAACGTCCGTGAGGTCCCCGGTGACCTCGTCTGCGGCCCCGGCCAGCTGCGCATCGCCCCGCACACGGTCGGCATCTGCGGCTCGGACGTCCACTACTACACGCACGGCCGCATCGGCCGGTACGTCGTCGAGAAGCCGATGATCCTGGGCCATGAGGCCTCCGGCACCGTGCTGGAGGTCGGCGAGGGCGTCACCGACTTTGCCGTCGGCGACCGCGTGGCCATGGAACCGGGCGTGCCCGACATGAGCTCGCGGGCCTCCCGCATGGGCATGTACAACGTCGACCCCGCGGTCTCATTCTGGGCCACTCCGCCGGTGGACGGCTGCCTGGTTGAGGAGGTCATCCACCCGGCCGCCTTCACCTACCACTTGCCCGACAACGTCTCCTACGGGGAGGGCGCCCTACTCGAGCCGCTGGCCGTCGGCATGCACGCGGCCACGAAGGCCGCCATTCACCCGGGCGACGTCGCCGTCGTCTCCGGCTGCGGCACGGTCGGCATGCTCACCGCCGCCGCAGCTCTCGCCGGCGGCGCCTCCACCGCCATCGTCTCCGACGTCTCCCCGGTCAAGCTCGAGATCGCCTCCCAGATCCCCGGCGTGGTCACCGTGGACCTGCGCGAGCAGCGCCTGCTCGACGTCGTGAACGAGCGCACCGCCGGCTGGGGCGCGGACGTCGTCTTCGAGGCCTCCGGCCACCCGTCGGCCTATGAGGACCTGTGGAAGCTGGGCGCCCCCGGCAACCGCACCGTGCTGGTCGGCATCCCCGTGGACCCGGTCGCCGTGGATATCACCGAGGTGCAGGCCCGCGAGACCCGCATCGAGACCGTCTTCCGCTACGCCAACGTCTACCAGCGGGGAATCGACCTGGTGGCGGCCGGCAAGATCAACCTCAAGCCCTTCATCACCGAGACCTTCCCGATGGATCGGGCCAGGGAGGTCTTCGACCGGGTGGTCGAGGGCCGCCCCGGGGACGTCAAGCTGCAGATCACGGTGGGCTGA
- a CDS encoding MFS transporter produces MRLAPPKILIPGLIAIAIFMTGDGFELTFLSKYLVSLGFAATQASTVITAYGLMAALAGWASGVLAETFGVRRIMLIGAGLWICLHLLFIGVAIPSGLYPLILVVYAGRGLAYPLFIYSFVVYITQKVEPASRASAMGWFWTAYSIGIGCLGSWIPARTINFIGEQGTLWFSLAWTITGGLLCLLFVGRGEPQPKRGDLRDTLRQLSVGVTILGTNREVALTAIVRVICNLSLYGFPVIMPLYLTTAGYGEEWFTMPQWMTIWGIQFAVTVFGNLFWGWIGDRYGWMRQMRWYGCWFCAAATLGFYYVPQFLGGNMIALGAAAVLLGMGVTAFVPMAAVFPALAPKHRGAAISANNLASGLTTFVGPGLVTLLLPHIGVAGVCWTYTALYLLGSFITVFIHPDQPGFDRNGRRLPETANRPVAEVDA; encoded by the coding sequence ATGCGCCTTGCACCCCCGAAGATCCTGATCCCCGGGCTGATCGCCATTGCCATCTTCATGACCGGCGACGGCTTCGAGCTGACCTTCCTATCTAAGTACCTAGTCTCCCTCGGCTTCGCCGCAACCCAGGCGTCAACGGTCATCACCGCCTACGGCCTGATGGCCGCCCTGGCAGGCTGGGCATCCGGCGTCCTGGCCGAGACCTTCGGGGTCCGCCGGATCATGCTCATTGGAGCCGGGCTGTGGATCTGCCTGCACCTGCTGTTCATCGGCGTAGCCATCCCCTCGGGCCTCTACCCGCTGATCCTGGTGGTCTACGCCGGCCGCGGACTGGCCTACCCGCTGTTCATCTACTCCTTCGTCGTGTACATCACCCAGAAGGTTGAGCCGGCATCCCGCGCCTCCGCCATGGGCTGGTTCTGGACCGCCTACTCCATCGGCATCGGCTGCCTAGGCTCCTGGATCCCCGCCCGCACCATCAACTTCATCGGTGAGCAGGGCACGCTCTGGTTCTCCCTCGCCTGGACCATCACCGGCGGCCTGCTCTGCCTACTGTTCGTCGGTCGTGGCGAACCGCAGCCAAAACGCGGTGACCTGCGTGACACGCTGCGACAACTGTCGGTAGGGGTGACGATCCTCGGCACCAATCGCGAAGTTGCCCTCACTGCGATTGTCCGCGTCATCTGCAACCTCAGTCTCTACGGCTTCCCGGTCATCATGCCCCTGTACCTGACCACGGCCGGTTACGGCGAGGAGTGGTTCACCATGCCGCAGTGGATGACCATCTGGGGCATCCAGTTCGCCGTCACCGTCTTCGGCAACCTCTTCTGGGGCTGGATTGGCGACCGCTACGGCTGGATGCGGCAGATGCGTTGGTACGGGTGCTGGTTCTGCGCCGCCGCCACCCTCGGCTTCTACTACGTGCCGCAGTTCCTGGGCGGCAACATGATTGCCCTCGGCGCCGCCGCCGTACTCCTGGGCATGGGCGTGACTGCCTTCGTCCCCATGGCCGCCGTATTCCCTGCCCTGGCGCCCAAGCACCGCGGGGCCGCCATCTCCGCTAACAACCTCGCCTCCGGCCTGACCACCTTCGTCGGCCCCGGGCTGGTCACCCTGCTGCTGCCGCACATCGGCGTTGCCGGAGTGTGCTGGACCTACACCGCCCTGTACCTGCTGGGCTCCTTCATCACCGTCTTTATCCACCCCGACCAGCCCGGTTTCGACCGCAACGGTCGGCGCCTGCCGGAAACCGCCAACCGACCTGTCGCGGAGGTGGACGCCTGA
- a CDS encoding DUF6290 family protein, translated as MAKTVDTEMIAKMREESEATREAEYPVNTVPVRPNRSQVYSVRLTPQEREAIEAVAEAKHLPASTLVRAWILERLEAEHAA; from the coding sequence ATGGCCAAGACGGTTGACACCGAAATGATCGCCAAAATGCGCGAGGAATCCGAGGCGACCCGCGAAGCGGAGTACCCAGTGAACACCGTTCCTGTACGCCCAAACCGGTCTCAGGTGTACTCGGTGCGGTTAACCCCGCAGGAACGCGAGGCGATCGAGGCGGTCGCTGAGGCAAAACACCTGCCCGCCTCGACCCTGGTACGGGCATGGATACTGGAGCGTCTTGAGGCCGAGCACGCCGCTTGA
- a CDS encoding ABC transporter ATP-binding protein yields MPRARAPAVSGLALVAARNLSVGYGEHAVCAPATFTLRPGQVLALVGVNGAGKSTLLRTCLGLLPPVDGEVTLLGRAPDPRSGRQRRAVARDLGEESFFPTLTVAEHLALVGYGHSTPAPARTTADLLDEFNLAGLADVLPDALSSGQRRRLALAAVLARPRRLLVLDEPEQRLDHVTRRALARRLVAEREAGIGVLLACHDAEFVSTAATDVLLVGADTRRLGVADGVRAMNEGAP; encoded by the coding sequence ATGCCCAGGGCACGCGCACCCGCCGTGAGCGGCTTGGCGTTGGTCGCCGCCCGTAATCTGAGCGTCGGCTACGGCGAACATGCGGTGTGCGCCCCGGCGACCTTCACCCTCAGGCCCGGTCAGGTCCTGGCGCTGGTCGGTGTCAATGGCGCTGGCAAGTCCACCCTGCTGCGCACCTGCCTCGGCCTGCTCCCACCCGTCGACGGCGAAGTCACGCTGCTGGGTCGGGCACCCGACCCGCGCTCGGGCCGCCAGCGGCGAGCGGTGGCGCGCGACCTGGGCGAGGAATCCTTCTTCCCCACCCTGACCGTGGCCGAACATCTGGCCCTGGTCGGCTACGGCCACTCAACCCCCGCGCCAGCGCGGACCACCGCCGATCTCCTGGATGAGTTCAACCTTGCGGGTCTGGCGGACGTGCTACCCGATGCGCTGTCGTCGGGACAGCGGCGCCGCCTGGCGCTGGCCGCGGTGCTGGCCCGGCCCCGCCGCCTGCTGGTGCTCGACGAGCCGGAACAACGCCTGGACCACGTCACCCGCCGCGCTCTCGCCCGCCGGTTGGTCGCTGAGCGGGAGGCGGGAATCGGGGTACTGCTCGCCTGTCACGACGCCGAGTTCGTAAGCACCGCGGCCACGGATGTGCTCCTGGTGGGCGCCGACACCCGGAGGCTCGGCGTTGCCGACGGGGTGCGTGCAATGAATGAGGGCGCGCCGTGA
- a CDS encoding DUF6297 family protein: MKASARSCPAPPSGRELRGWVRAHTVRTRSRWALLGDVYDTVFAAAVLGAMAAPYLRRLGAGSPASGHGPTAVDPAWAALLLGLVLTRLLLDPLRQLGPLFLRPYEAAWWLAMPGDRRGLLDPVARAEIALTAAAGGTVGLLLAGVAGCGPTAAAGMILLGGGVAALLFLELVRAQVEDTGAPGAGAGVLVAATAVFAAGIGGVPFPRHADGGMFIVSGMLAGTATVAWWWRLRDRLVDVPDARLLEVAARNLGAQVSLLSLDTRALGRLLSSPTRRPSASSHLPLARIALQLPPGLRPLLGVAQADWLLLWRQPRRALQLLAGLVIALFPVVSSGIGNVGAPVFHLVGGWVAVLTVAEPARRAWFNGGPDASWPASPMSVRCGHLLVPAAVLIPWAALVVLACLSTSGRLPATAGGAWTVLVLVVALGCGWAGAALRSGLRPTPDFSLGLVASPFGSLPPGAVEMLVGGPDAAALAAAPTALLLAGVSTPERLLLPQLAASAVVVAWGLLTGRRLE; encoded by the coding sequence GTGAAAGCCTCCGCACGCTCCTGCCCCGCACCGCCCTCGGGGCGGGAGTTGCGCGGATGGGTACGCGCTCATACCGTCCGCACACGCAGCCGCTGGGCACTGCTCGGGGATGTTTACGACACCGTATTTGCCGCGGCCGTGCTGGGCGCCATGGCGGCGCCATACCTGCGGCGATTGGGAGCCGGGTCGCCGGCGTCGGGCCATGGGCCCACTGCCGTGGACCCGGCCTGGGCTGCGCTGCTGCTGGGACTGGTCCTGACACGGCTGCTCCTGGATCCGCTGCGGCAGCTGGGGCCGCTGTTCCTGCGTCCCTACGAGGCGGCCTGGTGGCTGGCGATGCCCGGTGATCGGCGTGGCCTGCTGGACCCGGTGGCGCGGGCGGAGATCGCGTTGACGGCGGCGGCCGGTGGCACGGTCGGGCTGCTGCTGGCGGGGGTGGCCGGCTGCGGACCGACGGCGGCGGCCGGGATGATACTGCTTGGCGGAGGCGTCGCGGCGCTGCTGTTCCTGGAGTTGGTGCGCGCGCAGGTGGAGGACACGGGCGCGCCCGGGGCGGGCGCGGGCGTGCTGGTTGCGGCGACAGCCGTGTTTGCCGCAGGCATTGGTGGCGTCCCCTTCCCGCGTCATGCGGATGGAGGTATGTTCATAGTGTCGGGAATGCTCGCGGGGACGGCGACCGTTGCGTGGTGGTGGCGGTTGCGGGACCGGCTGGTTGACGTGCCGGACGCGCGCCTACTGGAGGTGGCCGCCCGTAATCTGGGGGCGCAGGTATCCCTGCTGTCACTGGACACTCGCGCGCTGGGGCGCCTGCTGTCTTCTCCGACGCGACGTCCATCCGCCTCCTCCCATCTGCCGCTGGCCCGCATCGCCCTCCAGCTGCCGCCGGGGCTGCGTCCGCTGCTGGGTGTGGCTCAGGCCGACTGGCTCCTGCTGTGGCGCCAGCCGCGACGGGCTCTGCAGCTGCTGGCGGGCCTGGTCATTGCTCTCTTCCCGGTGGTCTCCAGCGGGATCGGCAACGTGGGAGCCCCGGTCTTCCATCTGGTCGGTGGCTGGGTGGCGGTGCTGACCGTTGCTGAGCCCGCGCGGCGTGCCTGGTTCAACGGCGGGCCGGACGCCTCCTGGCCGGCCAGCCCGATGTCGGTCAGGTGCGGGCACCTGCTGGTGCCCGCGGCGGTATTGATCCCCTGGGCGGCCCTGGTGGTGTTGGCGTGCCTGTCCACCTCGGGGCGGCTTCCCGCGACCGCCGGTGGGGCGTGGACGGTGCTGGTCCTGGTGGTGGCGCTCGGCTGCGGCTGGGCCGGAGCGGCGTTGCGCTCGGGGCTGCGACCCACGCCCGACTTCTCCCTGGGCCTGGTCGCCTCGCCGTTCGGGTCGCTGCCGCCGGGCGCGGTCGAGATGCTGGTGGGCGGACCCGACGCCGCCGCCCTGGCCGCAGCGCCGACCGCGCTGCTGCTTGCGGGGGTGTCCACACCGGAGCGTCTGCTGCTCCCCCAGCTGGCGGCCAGTGCCGTCGTCGTCGCCTGGGGTCTTCTGACCGGCCGCCGACTGGAGTGA